A genomic segment from Ptychodera flava strain L36383 chromosome 19, AS_Pfla_20210202, whole genome shotgun sequence encodes:
- the LOC139118795 gene encoding serine/arginine repetitive matrix protein 2-like, translating into MDDIDEFLDSFKDGFPALADEPLKNSRNRSRGTSNGEQRLKIISLSDKEKSLMNYVKRGDVQQVQRVLEEQSVNVNFQDSFKRTPLMRACNLDDEDARTQMLELLLRHGADVNIQDNYGRTVLMIASMEEGRDDVIELLVKQEDLDPNVGDENGNTALIHAIKHGNSAAVEELLTSPELEGYIDVEQANSHGNTPLLVAAKLRHRDSCKILVEDGCALFDYLPPNLQNMLPAWTQTHRAKPRQMKDRKQDLKYGGLPRGTRVDLEKLRLRQFSEDQGRNILTGGKLDIGQIPADDGALIRVTPKLPSSDEKEMAFKKTSNASSRTASPKLPPGSPSSRINVISGRKSAEARSRNVERSFSDSSIAQDEQDEEAGLTQRPATTSHLETTVAEESTVLNLRAGVAHGSPKSPRVSPVPQWHREPVQVRLPEIQSRPNSRESVRNSPRQEDTERSHIIKFAKADEEIYHDRKVQTKQQQEKEEKEILMSLSKISTGRADSGSRESPARERRQVIEGISMSIDTTSTIRREGSPKTPTRERRQDSEGTALSVSTVKREGSPKTTTYIREQIVVTESKEGQDDVVQNQQESRGTSGAVMKSSVEKQAKVGNKKEVSKTKHAEKVMATFEVDKTTNRAEGHQLLEHCEGSFSSSVSERDDEIPPMKRFNNTERLLRRHSDENLVPSNTNSNSSPPTSDSEGSRKTSTEFLTDVFENRDNDVLYEQKTNSERRVSRGSARQKRGSSRTSLRNTGNSNPPTPTRSAGTSKSTSVSSSEWTSPSPRQRVDSKNSPRKRAKGPDSPRDHSDRDTTNVTVKTDVRETVTVFEQRRRRDEGKVSTRVSGERSSQFNMDDVRETTEPRWSMENQSGGRRVAVYKTKSGRTIYPNAARDPQYPKIVAMRRKSQHREGAGTNGNNSDRGRPPNRRDRLPDVKGGKKNVQRS; encoded by the coding sequence ATGGACGACATTGACGAATTTTTGGATAGTTTCAAGGACGGCTTTCCCGCCCTCGCTGATGAACCTTTGAAAAACTCAAGGAATCGGTCACGTGGTACGTCGAATGGCGAACAGCGTTTAAAGATAATCAGTCTGAGCGACAAGGAGAAAAGCCTGATGAACTATGTGAAACGAGGCGATGTTCAACAGGTTCAGAGAGTTTTGGAAGAACAGAGCGTAAACGTGAACTTTCAAGATTCGTTCAAGAGAACGCCTTTGATGCGGGCTTGTAACCTCGATGATGAAGATGCACGAACGCAAATGTTGGAACTTTTGCTGCGTCATGGCGCGGATGTAAATATCCAGGACAACTACGGGCGGACGGTGTTGATGATCGCCAGCATGGAGGAAGGGAGAGATGACGTTATTGAACTGTTGGTGAAACAAGAAGATTTGGACCCCAACGTTGGCGACGAGAACGGAAACACAGCTTTGATTCACGCGATAAAGCACGGAAATTCCGCTGCCGTCGAGGAGCTCCTGACTTCACCTGAGTTGGAGGGTTATATCGATGTTGAACAGGCAAATAGCCACGGAAACACACCGCTTCTCGTAGCAGCGAAGTTAAGACATCGagacagctgcaaaattttggtTGAGGATGGTTGTGCCCTTTTCGATTATTTACCaccaaatttacaaaacatgttACCAGCATGGACACAAACCCATAGAGCCAAACCGCGGCAAATGAAAGATCGCAAGCAAGACCTTAAGTATGGCGGACTTCCTCGGGGCACTCGTGTTGATTTAGAAAAACTTCGACTACGGCAATTCAGTGAAGACCAGGGTCGGAATATTTTAACCGGAGGCAAGCTCGACATCGGGCAAATCCCTGCAGACGATGGCGCCCTGATTCGAGTGACGCCAAAACTGCCCAGTAGCGACGAGAAAGAAATGGCCTTCAAGAAAACATCAAACGCTTCGTCCCGTACAGCGTCACCAAAATTGCCACCCGGGTCCCCGTCTTCTCGTATAAATGTGATCTCTGGAAGAAAGAGCGCTGAAGCAAGATCAAGAAATGTAGAGCGATCTTTTTCTGACTCCAGCATCGCGCAGGACGAACAAGATGAAGAGGCCGGTCTAACCCAAAGGCCCGCTACGACTTCGCATCTTGAAACAACCGTAGCAGAAGAGAGTACAGTATTGAATTTGAGAGCTGGTGTGGCACACGGGTCTCCTAAGTCGCCAAGAGTATCCCCAGTGCCTCAATGGCACAGGGAGCCCGTCCAAGTTCGTCTACCTGAAATCCAGTCTCGTCCGAACTCTCGGGAAAGTGTGAGAAATTCACCCAGACAAGAGGATACTGAGCGAAGTCACATCATCAAATTTGCGAAAGCAGACGAAGAAATTTATCATGACCGCAAGGTTCAAAcgaaacaacaacaagaaaaagaagaaaaggaGATATTGATGTCATTAAGTAAGATAAGCACAGGTAGGGCTGACTCGGGCTCTCGGGAAAGTCCGGCACGAGAGCGGAGACAAGTCATCGAGGGAATATCGATGTCCATCGACACGACAAGCACAATAAGGCGTGAGGGGTCTCCAAAAACTCCGACACGAGAACGTAGACAAGACAGTGAGGGAACGGCGCTGTCTGTTAGTACAGTTAAGCGTGAGGGCTCTCCGAAAACAACGACATACATCCGTGAACAGATCGTTGTTACCGAGTCAAAAGAAGGCCAGGACGATGTCGTTCAAAACCAACAAGAATCGAGAGGAACTAGTGGGGCAGTAATGAAATCGTCCGTTGAAAAACAAGCGAAGGTTGGAAATAAGAAAGAGGTTAGCAAAACCAAGCATGCCGAGAAAGTTATGGCAACGTTTGAAGTGGACAAAACAACAAACAGGGCGGAAGGCCACCAATTGTTGGAGCACTGTGAAGGGTCTTTCTCGTCGTCGGTGTCTGAGCGAGACGACGAAATCCCGCCAATGAAAAGGTTCAACAACACTGAGAGACTTCTTCGCCGGCACAGCGACGAAAACCTTGTACCTTCGAATACGAACTCGAACAGTTCGCCGCCTACGTCTGACAGTGAAGGCTCTCGCAAAACCAGTACTGAATTCTTGACGGATGTTTTTGAGAATAGGGACAATGACGTATTGTACGAACAGAAAACAAATTCTGAAAGACGAGTTTCTCGGGGATCAGCGAGACAGAAACGAGGCTCGTCCAGAACTTCGCTGAGAAACACAGGTAATTCAAACCCTCCGACTCCGACGCGCTCTGCTGGCACGTCCAAATCGACATCCGTGTCCTCATCTGAGTGGACATCTCCGTCGCCAAGGCAACGAGTAGATTCCAAGAATTCGCCGAGGAAGAGAGCCAAGGGACCGGATTCTCCCAGAGATCACAGCGACCGGGACACTACAAACGTTACAGTGAAAACGGATGTGCGAGAGACGGTCACCGTGTTTGAGCAGCGTCGTCGTCGGGACGAAGGTAAGGTTTCGACGCGCGTCTCTGGTGAGCGCAGTAGCCAGTTCAACATGGACGATGTAAGGGAAACGACAGAGCCTCGTTGGAGTATGGAAAACCAGAGTGGCGGAAGGCGAGTTGCAGTCTACAAGACGAAGTCCGGTCGCACCATTTATCCAAATGCGGCCAGAGATCCCCAGTACCCGAAAATTGTCGCCATGAGACGCAAGTCTCAACACCGCGAGGGCGCTGGAACAAATGGGAACAACTCGGACCGAGGGAGGCCCCCTAACAGGAGGGACAGATTACCAGATGTGAAGGGgggtaaaaaaaatgtacaaaggtCCTAA